In Notolabrus celidotus isolate fNotCel1 chromosome 22, fNotCel1.pri, whole genome shotgun sequence, the genomic stretch GAAACCTCTTCAGTGGGCAGAGTGGAGGTCTCTTTAGGTGGCAGGGGGGAGACCTCGATAACTGGTGGAGGAACGGCTTCTTgagctggtggaggaggaggaatcacTGTGACAACTGTGGTGGTttgtggagggggaggagacaCCTCtatgggtggtggtggtggtgaagaTACTTCTTTGGGTGGTGGAGAAAACTCtatgggtggtggtggtgaagaTACTTCTTTGGGTGGTGGAGAAAACTCtatgggtggtggtggtgaagtTACTTCTTTGGGTGGTGGAGAAAACTCtatgggtggtggtggtgaagaTACTTCTTTGGGTGGTGAAGACGCCTCTATAGTTGGTGGGGGTAGTATAACTTCATtgggtggtggtggaggagtaACTTTTttaggtggaggtggaggagtaaCTTCCTTAGGTGGTGATGGTGGAAGAGTTACTTCTTTAGGTGGACAAGACACCTCTATGGGTGGTGGGGGTGGAATAACTTCTTTAGGTAGTGGTGGAGGAGTCACTTCTTTAGGTGGAGGAGAAACCTCTAAAGGTGGTGGGGGTGGAACAGCTTCTTTGagtggtggtggagggggagTAACTTCTTTGAGCTTTGGTGGAGGAGAAACCTCTAAAGGTGGTGGGGGTGGCAAAGGCGGAGAAACCACTAAAGGTGGTTGTGGTGGAGAAACCTCACCATGTGGCGGAGAAGAAGGAACCTCTTGAATGGGTGGTAGAGGAGAGAGCCTCTTGAGTGTAGTAGGGGTCACTGCTCCCACTGGTGGAGGCGGGGCCGTATATGATGGGGGTGGTGGGATGCTCAGGGATGTAGTTGTAGAAGAGGAGTCTCCACCAGGATTGGAGCTCTCTGGTGGCACCTGAACAGGTGGGATCAACCCCTCTCCGAACATGGGCGGAGGCGGGAGAGGGTAGTCAATCTCATCTGTAACAACGACTTGTCCAATAGGTGGAGGGGGTGGAGGCCAGGACGACTCTGGAGATACGACTGCTGTAGTCTTTTTGGAGGGTGGAGGAATGTGAAGACTTAATGATGAATGGGCAGGTAATGTGTTAGTCTTACTCTTCACCTCTGTGACTTGGGTGGAGCTGGTTTTAGTTTCTTCTCTTGCTGCAAGTCGTTCTTCTCGGTTCACTATAGCTTTCGCTAACAACCCGTTTAAAATGTCACTTGCTAGAACTTTCTCATCCTTTTCCGTCACTTTCAAACCAACACACTGCTCGGCCAGTCTGTCATCGTTCTCTTTGTGAACCTCTGCGTTCAAAATCACACTTTCTTGAAGTTTCTTCGTCTCTGTCTTGTGCTTTCTTTCCACTTTCACTGAGCCCTCTGCGGATGCAGTAGGAGACTGCCTGTGTTGCCTCCTGTCTTTTGGATTCTTCTTGATTATGGCATATACATTATCAGGCACCGGAGGTCCCAGCAGCAACTCAATGGACCGCCTGCTGTGAACCCACACCTCtggaggagggggtgggggtGCGTGGACTTTGGGATGTGGAGGAATGTTGAAGAGTTCTCTCAAGGCCCTTACAGATGGACTCGTTGCATCGACTGAGGTGTCCTGAgtgacttttgtgtttttagggGCTTCTGGTTGTGTGAGGGGGGGTGTAGGTGATGCAGAAGAAGATCCAGGAAAAAGTGTTTTAAGCTTGGCCAAGAGGCCTCTCTTGTGCCTCGGAGAGGAGCTGTGGGACTGTTTTAAAGACTGTGCTGTTGTGCCCTCTTGGCTTGAGTAGCCACTGGATGGGGAGACTATTTTGCTCTGCCCTTGTGAAGCATCTTTGGAATCTGTTTCATCAACCTGTGCAGCTTCTACCTCTTTCAGTGTGTTCAGCTGGGATCTAACAGGACTGAATGATACAGAACCTGTCGAATCTTCCAGAGAACTAGTGTCAGCATTGTATCCAGGACTGTCTATGGTTTTTGAGGACATAGGAGAAGatcctgatttgtttttttcattttcctctgCTGGAATAACCTTAATATCTGCCAGGTCCCGTGAACGTCTCTTCATCTTGTTGTGAAGAGAATAAGAACggtttggaggaggaggagccctCTTTGGCTTCATAACAGAGAGGCTTCGCACAAACTGCCCATCTTTATTCACCTCCTTTCCTTTACTAACAAGCTTGCCATTGGAGGTGCCTCTTGAGGCCTTACTGATGGATGAGTGgatgctgattttgtcctcttTGGCAGACGCATCTCCATCCTGAGACCTCTTTTGTCTGGGGGTGCTGCTGCTTGAGATGGTGGAGGAGTCAGACACTAATGTGTCAGAGGACTCAGAGTTGCTCCAACAAGAGCTGTCAGACATATTGGGATGGTTTTGGCGGGAGGCGGATGTGATGGTGGATGCTTTGGAGGAAGTGGTTCTTGTAGAGGCTCTAGAGGATGCTCGCGAGGTAGCAGGGCTTGACAGCACCAGGCTGCTTTTGCTGACAGTGCGGACACTATTACGACTCCGCCCACGGCTGATCTCCACCACGTCGATAGAAGGAGGCAAGACAGCATTTGGGATGATTTTGGACATGTAGGCGGCCTGCGGGGACATGGTTATGACGGGGCTGGGCAGCTCCTGTTGGAGGCTGTTGGCATTGGTCATCCAAGAGACAGTCATGGACAGGTCATCACTGTTAGCAGCGTGAGAGGCAGCCAGCTGATCTAGCTGGTCTTTGCTGAGGGGATGGATGGCTTTACCGGCCGCTGTTTGTGCTGCCTGCTGCAGACCATCAGTAGTTGGGCTTTCATCAGTTTCACCGTTATAAAGCTGATCCTCATTCACTGCCAGTGTCCAGCCCACTCTGTCCAGGCCTAAGAGAAGACACAAGGACACATTAGATTAAGTTTATATCAATGATCAAAAAAACTGACATGTTACAAAACCATGcaccttttaattttttttaaaaacgaaGACTCATACTGAATTTTAACATGATTATGTTTCTGTATATATTGCATTAGTTCTAAATAGTTCGGGCTGCATACCAAGTTCTCTCTGAACATGTTGGGGGATACCCACAACAGTCCTCCTGTGTTTTCTCCTCGTCTTGGACT encodes the following:
- the si:dkey-157l19.2 gene encoding nascent polypeptide-associated complex subunit alpha, muscle-specific form; its protein translation is MSNRDSLGFGELIPQDVQDIFAHKKHSTRSRKKRSHSLGRALGWLKGKKRKDLGSKGQSLGLGPALDLALDGHPAGHQGGHKSGRQAHQQAVQKRIIDDDRNPATQLFQENVFIEASRPEYLENLHTEALEGLKMMQQEETSNGVEFRDNESTISNMTVHTDGEGGGFMTDSTIADTTSVVSVKSSVSTRSSRSGLTRQESTFRPLNSGKKSKTRRKHRRTVVGIPQHVQRELGLDRVGWTLAVNEDQLYNGETDESPTTDGLQQAAQTAAGKAIHPLSKDQLDQLAASHAANSDDLSMTVSWMTNANSLQQELPSPVITMSPQAAYMSKIIPNAVLPPSIDVVEISRGRSRNSVRTVSKSSLVLSSPATSRASSRASTRTTSSKASTITSASRQNHPNMSDSSCWSNSESSDTLVSDSSTISSSSTPRQKRSQDGDASAKEDKISIHSSISKASRGTSNGKLVSKGKEVNKDGQFVRSLSVMKPKRAPPPPNRSYSLHNKMKRRSRDLADIKVIPAEENEKNKSGSSPMSSKTIDSPGYNADTSSLEDSTGSVSFSPVRSQLNTLKEVEAAQVDETDSKDASQGQSKIVSPSSGYSSQEGTTAQSLKQSHSSSPRHKRGLLAKLKTLFPGSSSASPTPPLTQPEAPKNTKVTQDTSVDATSPSVRALRELFNIPPHPKVHAPPPPPPEVWVHSRRSIELLLGPPVPDNVYAIIKKNPKDRRQHRQSPTASAEGSVKVERKHKTETKKLQESVILNAEVHKENDDRLAEQCVGLKVTEKDEKVLASDILNGLLAKAIVNREERLAAREETKTSSTQVTEVKSKTNTLPAHSSLSLHIPPPSKKTTAVVSPESSWPPPPPPIGQVVVTDEIDYPLPPPPMFGEGLIPPVQVPPESSNPGGDSSSTTTSLSIPPPPSYTAPPPPVGAVTPTTLKRLSPLPPIQEVPSSPPHGEVSPPQPPLVVSPPLPPPPPLEVSPPPKLKEVTPPPPPLKEAVPPPPPLEVSPPPKEVTPPPLPKEVIPPPPPIEVSCPPKEVTLPPSPPKEVTPPPPPKKVTPPPPPNEVILPPPTIEASSPPKEVSSPPPPIEFSPPPKEVTSPPPPIEFSPPPKEVSSPPPPIEFSPPPKEVSSPPPPPIEVSPPPPQTTTVVTVIPPPPPAQEAVPPPVIEVSPLPPKETSTLPTEEVSPPSSQENAPVSLEETPPVGMLIPPQSIPPPPTHPQQESDPPQEKIPSEPESGNSILAPPESIPPPPPAQPEEACHNTGSPAPQETPPPPQSVAYIPLAPEKAQEPEPSPPANIPLPPPLPSAEPKPSASSTEKQTPEQTSSPVVKEEAIPVVTPSLLQMVKLRSVNSSPEPPKAPEQPEVEVTMRKQVPTTSTSSEAPQKPIRRSLIMTSPMSPTSTSPPAEVAPQPTLPKSQSLVIPPTSSSPALSPTKKSPPAMTASPSMNLQEAIRLRTAARSKENPPSRLSLHSPTSPKDVHKSPSPSSTASFIFSKSNRRVVIDTKPVMEKNNVAVSSVTKVESGVKVPPPVAKKPKTKGKETEASEGTEQTAGQEAQEESNKDGAEKTNGTAGTVE